A portion of the Sulfurospirillum diekertiae genome contains these proteins:
- a CDS encoding transposase — protein MKYQSIQTIKGLGDIATIALIHLFLKYPNANQKQIISLAGLDPIEKTSGTSVRGKTRISKAGNKLYRRSLFMGTMVTIRFNEEMKCFYDRLKEKGKHTTLIQIAVMKKLIIIARALFHSNQGYSSEIYQAHCGMVAQNSNVA, from the coding sequence TTGAAATACCAAAGTATCCAAACCATTAAAGGACTTGGCGATATTGCAACGATTGCGTTAATCCATCTTTTTCTAAAATATCCCAATGCCAATCAAAAACAGATTATCTCTTTAGCAGGACTTGACCCAATTGAAAAAACCTCAGGTACTTCGGTTAGAGGAAAAACACGCATTTCAAAAGCGGGTAATAAACTGTATCGAAGGTCATTATTTATGGGGACAATGGTAACGATTCGTTTTAATGAAGAGATGAAATGTTTCTATGACAGACTTAAAGAAAAAGGTAAACATACGACTTTGATACAAATTGCTGTTATGAAAAAATTGATTATTATTGCTAGAGCACTCTTTCATTCCAACCAAGGTTATTCAAGTGAAATCTATCAGGCTCATTGTGGGATGGTGGCTCAAAATTCCAATGTTGCTTAA
- a CDS encoding ABC transporter substrate-binding protein gives MRPLFTVLTITSLIATFTVAKEINVGVVMPMSGSLASYGQTTYEGIELAHLLQPTLKNGDHLKLVLVDNKGDKVESANAATRLITSDKVVGILGAITSTNTAQIISIADKKQIPVIAPVATNDKLTENRAYASRVCFTDSFQGTVVAHYALKDLGLKTAVVITDQAQVYSLGLSKAFSEAFVKNGGKVLKEIRVSSGDKDFKAVVAQVKSLNPDMIFLPIYHAEASMITRQAKQIGLTKPFLSGDSVANPTFIELAGDSAEGHMFTDFFDYNAPPTQRSKDFIAAYETKTGKKEVNSFVTLGADTYNLLVDAMNRCSNPNDSVCINDQIKKTANFEGVSGFISIDKNGNATRSAVIKEIKGGKAVYKSTVNP, from the coding sequence ATGCGTCCATTATTCACTGTTCTCACTATTACGTCTCTAATCGCGACATTTACCGTTGCCAAAGAGATCAATGTGGGTGTTGTGATGCCTATGAGTGGCTCTTTAGCATCGTACGGGCAGACGACTTATGAAGGTATTGAGTTGGCTCATTTACTGCAACCAACCCTCAAAAATGGAGACCATTTAAAATTGGTTCTGGTTGATAATAAAGGGGACAAAGTAGAATCCGCCAATGCTGCAACAAGGCTTATCACTTCTGATAAAGTTGTAGGCATTTTAGGTGCGATTACGAGCACCAATACAGCTCAAATTATTTCCATAGCGGATAAAAAGCAAATTCCTGTCATCGCTCCCGTGGCAACCAATGACAAACTGACGGAAAACAGAGCTTACGCGAGTCGTGTCTGTTTTACAGACTCCTTTCAAGGAACCGTTGTTGCGCATTATGCGCTTAAAGATTTGGGTTTGAAAACGGCTGTGGTTATTACGGATCAAGCACAAGTGTACTCGTTGGGACTTTCGAAAGCCTTTAGCGAAGCGTTTGTTAAAAATGGTGGTAAAGTGCTTAAAGAGATTCGTGTGAGTTCAGGAGATAAAGATTTTAAGGCAGTTGTTGCGCAAGTGAAATCACTTAATCCCGATATGATTTTTCTACCTATTTACCATGCAGAAGCTTCTATGATTACCCGTCAAGCGAAGCAAATTGGACTTACGAAACCTTTTTTATCGGGAGATAGTGTGGCTAATCCAACGTTTATAGAGTTGGCAGGTGATAGTGCCGAAGGACATATGTTTACGGACTTTTTCGATTATAACGCTCCTCCGACACAACGTTCAAAAGATTTTATCGCTGCGTATGAGACAAAAACGGGCAAAAAAGAGGTTAATTCATTTGTAACGTTGGGCGCTGATACGTACAATCTTTTAGTCGATGCGATGAACCGTTGTTCTAACCCTAACGATAGTGTATGTATTAACGATCAAATTAAAAAAACTGCCAACTTTGAAGGCGTTTCGGGCTTTATTTCCATTGATAAAAATGGTAATGCAACCCGCTCTGCTGTAATCAAAGAGATTAAAGGCGGTAAAGCTGTTTATAAATCTACAGTCAATCCCTAA
- a CDS encoding IS110 family transposase has product MDNFIGLDVSKSTVSVFIPQSELEIEIANTVKGFTQLFSKLKKLYKKEHDSLVFVYEPTSSYSSTLELFCANKHIRVFKINPKASHNFAKALSIRNKTDKVDARMLCHAGMLAKEEEIHIPVIDVIVEQINDLMSYYQLLVKQRVQTSNHLEKLQHKESTATLKKSL; this is encoded by the coding sequence ATGGATAATTTTATCGGATTGGATGTCTCTAAGTCAACTGTGAGTGTGTTTATCCCACAAAGTGAGCTAGAGATAGAAATAGCCAATACCGTTAAAGGCTTTACGCAGTTATTTTCTAAACTCAAAAAACTTTATAAAAAAGAACACGATTCCCTCGTTTTTGTTTACGAACCAACATCAAGTTATAGCAGTACCCTAGAACTCTTTTGTGCCAATAAACACATTCGAGTCTTTAAGATCAATCCAAAAGCTTCGCATAACTTTGCTAAAGCGCTATCGATTCGTAATAAAACCGATAAAGTAGATGCAAGGATGCTCTGTCATGCAGGAATGCTGGCAAAAGAAGAAGAGATTCATATTCCTGTGATTGATGTGATTGTAGAGCAAATAAATGACTTGATGAGCTATTACCAACTATTAGTAAAACAAAGAGTCCAAACAAGCAATCACTTAGAAAAACTGCAGCATAAAGAGAGTACTGCAACTTTAAAAAAAAGCCTTTAA
- a CDS encoding cytochrome C — protein MKVTYFISKILAVFALTIILYGFVIPSVGFHGTLERIKDGRIGDIPSYVYPLWNFYQKDRYISINTPQKTRGNLRGMIEISEEIGVPSMPIWKFSLEAPNYPKEAFPYGLPVFIHFDGLSGEVHEMNTINHYVGMAHMERGGIYERALAPYSLIMLAMLLALFIIYDIKWIDTFMLIPVLLPFLFIGIYGYWLYWFGHTLQDGAIKIEPFMPILLGDGKVAQFTTHAYPVIGFWALLSISILSLFAWRLKIKALKYQIAQKNNFSSTFFHDSCFSRRYIGEYTHGYNRYESQYIGKKFLPLSVALSQNL, from the coding sequence ATGAAAGTTACTTATTTCATATCAAAAATACTTGCAGTATTTGCTTTAACCATTATATTGTATGGATTCGTAATTCCGTCGGTAGGTTTTCATGGAACTTTGGAACGTATCAAAGATGGTAGAATAGGCGATATTCCATCATATGTGTATCCTCTGTGGAATTTTTATCAAAAAGATAGGTATATTAGTATTAATACGCCCCAAAAAACCAGGGGCAACTTAAGAGGAATGATAGAGATTTCTGAAGAAATCGGTGTCCCCTCAATGCCTATATGGAAATTTTCTCTTGAAGCTCCGAATTATCCTAAAGAAGCTTTTCCTTATGGCCTTCCCGTATTTATTCATTTTGATGGATTAAGTGGAGAGGTACATGAAATGAATACCATTAATCATTATGTTGGAATGGCTCATATGGAAAGAGGAGGAATTTACGAGCGGGCACTTGCTCCTTATTCTCTCATTATGCTTGCAATGTTACTTGCGTTATTCATTATTTATGACATTAAATGGATTGACACATTTATGCTCATTCCCGTACTCCTACCTTTTTTGTTTATAGGAATTTACGGGTATTGGCTTTATTGGTTTGGACATACTCTGCAAGACGGTGCCATTAAGATTGAACCATTTATGCCTATTCTTCTTGGTGACGGGAAAGTTGCTCAATTTACAACACATGCTTATCCTGTTATTGGTTTTTGGGCATTGTTATCAATTAGTATATTATCTTTATTCGCATGGAGATTAAAAATAAAGGCATTAAAATATCAGATAGCACAAAAAAACAACTTTTCTTCAACATTTTTTCATGATTCTTGTTTTAGTAGGAGGTATATCGGCGAGTATACACATGGTTATAACCGATATGAGAGTCAATACATTGGAAAAAAATTTCTGCCATTGTCAGTAGCACTAAGCCAAAACCTATAA
- a CDS encoding SIR2 family NAD-dependent protein deacylase codes for MARVVIFSGAGISAESGLSTFRDTGGLWEKYRIEEICTAGCLSWNRENTLTFYDARREQLNSVKPNAAHYAIAKLQEKYPNDIALITQNVDDLFERAGCKDILHLHGFLPRLRCEQCGTTHLIGYSKQERTFTCKTCGGSFRPDIVFFGEAAPMYEHLYETMEDCQFLVIIGSSGNVIAMDHFALHVKVSILNNLEPSDAINERVYTKVLHQKATEAIDEIVEDIERFMQG; via the coding sequence ATGGCACGGGTTGTAATTTTCTCAGGAGCAGGCATCAGTGCGGAGAGTGGGCTTTCTACTTTTCGCGACACAGGTGGACTTTGGGAAAAGTACCGCATCGAAGAGATTTGCACGGCCGGCTGTCTGTCTTGGAACAGAGAAAACACCCTAACATTTTACGACGCAAGGCGCGAACAACTAAACTCCGTTAAGCCTAATGCCGCGCACTATGCCATCGCCAAACTGCAAGAAAAATACCCCAACGACATCGCGCTCATCACCCAAAATGTAGACGACCTTTTCGAGCGAGCAGGGTGCAAGGACATTTTACACTTGCACGGCTTTTTGCCTCGCCTTCGCTGTGAACAGTGCGGCACAACTCATCTCATCGGCTATAGCAAACAAGAGCGAACCTTTACATGTAAAACTTGCGGCGGCTCCTTTCGCCCCGACATCGTCTTCTTCGGCGAAGCCGCTCCAATGTACGAACATCTCTACGAAACGATGGAAGATTGCCAATTTTTAGTCATCATCGGCTCAAGCGGAAATGTCATTGCCATGGATCATTTCGCTTTACATGTAAAGGTTTCCATCCTCAATAATTTAGAGCCAAGTGACGCTATAAATGAGCGGGTTTATACGAAAGTGTTGCATCAAAAAGCGACTGAGGCGATTGATGAGATCGTTGAGGATATTGAGCGATTTATGCAAGGGTGA
- the metH gene encoding methionine synthase, with amino-acid sequence MATLQELIKEKILVIDGAMGTQIQALEIAPEQWEGKEGCNELLNATCKDAISKIHRGYLLAGADIIKTNTFGALPWVLEDYGIGARAYELARAGVEIVKEACAEFTTEQKPRFTAAAFGPGTKLPSLGHIGYDAMYEGYKEAARGAIDGGCDLFLIETAQDPLQIKAALHAIHDAQNALHVKLPIMVSVTIELSGTMLIGTDATTIAAILEPFDLLSLGFNCGTGPEQVEKHVKTLSSVWGKPISVHANAGLPQNRGGYTFYPMGPREFAELQEKFTEIAGVAILGGCCGTTPQHILELSKRVEGKKPLAPKGEMPRSIASLFETRALKQDPAPFLIGERSNATGSKAFRELLLAEDYDGTLSVAQQQVRSGAHGIDVSVGFAGRDEHKDTKEVMGRYVQKILLPLMPDTTQVPALEVALKLIGGKPIINSVNLEDGIEKFDKVCSLAKRFGAALVCLTIDEVGMAKSKEQKVAIAERIYTLATEKHGIHPEDLVFDLLTFTVGSGDPEYHTAAIETIEAIREFHALHPEVGFVLGVSNISFGLAKHAREYLNSVFLHHCVEAGLSMAIVNVKNTLPMHKISDVDKKICEDLLFNHREEGDPLFKFIDHFAGVVENKDESDAAYLAMSTKEKISTLLIDGDKERMLTLLPTAKDEIAAEVIVNEILIDAMKVVGELFGSGKMQLPFVLQSAEVMKAAVDYLQPYLPKTEKNTTTTLIIGTVKGDVHDVGKNLVDIILSNNGFKVINIGIKADLDQFLEALKEHNADAIGMSGLLVKSTNVMKENLEAMQKMGIKIPVILGGAALTDTFVEEFCRPIYDGPIYYCKDAFEGITAMSRIETKNYDTSFSRVVLENSVNRATKEAKEIPPFHELKMPSRDIAIPTPPFWGRRVLKTNVKELAFSWINHKILFAQRWGYSGKGQSKEAKQKQLDEVLWPAFERIKADIERLGLFEPTIIYGYYPARSSENHLYLFDESEGYFSEAQVNRESIEAIKERAIKTFDFPRQNRNPYRSLSDFIAPDRHDVLALTCVSAGAKFSAYEKELYDAGNFTEYFFVHGLGVELAEALAEIAHKQIRLDLGIAEKEGHSLRDVQMKRYLGCRYSFGYPACPALEDTKIIFDLLKPEEFGIELSETFQIHPEQSTTAIVMHHREALYFNV; translated from the coding sequence TTGGCAACACTTCAAGAACTTATCAAAGAAAAAATTTTAGTCATCGATGGTGCGATGGGTACGCAGATTCAAGCGTTAGAAATTGCACCTGAGCAATGGGAAGGCAAAGAAGGCTGTAACGAGCTTTTGAACGCTACATGTAAAGATGCCATTTCAAAAATTCATCGCGGTTATTTGCTTGCAGGCGCAGACATCATCAAGACCAACACCTTTGGCGCATTGCCGTGGGTTTTGGAAGATTACGGTATCGGGGCGAGGGCGTATGAACTTGCCCGTGCGGGTGTTGAGATCGTCAAAGAAGCGTGTGCAGAATTTACCACAGAGCAAAAACCTCGTTTTACCGCTGCCGCCTTTGGACCAGGGACGAAACTGCCCTCTTTAGGTCATATCGGTTACGATGCAATGTATGAGGGCTACAAAGAAGCGGCACGCGGTGCAATAGATGGCGGATGTGATCTTTTTCTCATCGAAACGGCGCAAGACCCCCTTCAAATTAAAGCCGCTTTGCATGCGATACACGATGCTCAAAATGCTTTACATGTAAAACTTCCCATCATGGTTTCAGTCACCATTGAACTGAGCGGCACGATGCTCATTGGAACCGATGCTACCACGATTGCCGCGATCTTAGAACCCTTTGATCTTTTAAGCCTTGGCTTTAATTGTGGCACAGGACCTGAGCAGGTTGAAAAGCATGTCAAAACACTCAGTTCCGTTTGGGGTAAACCCATCAGTGTACACGCCAATGCAGGGCTTCCGCAAAACCGTGGTGGTTATACGTTCTACCCGATGGGACCTCGTGAATTTGCGGAACTTCAAGAAAAATTTACGGAAATTGCGGGAGTTGCCATACTTGGAGGATGTTGTGGTACAACGCCTCAACATATCTTAGAGCTTTCCAAACGCGTGGAAGGTAAAAAACCGCTTGCACCTAAAGGCGAGATGCCTCGTAGCATCGCCTCGTTGTTTGAAACCAGAGCGTTAAAACAAGACCCAGCACCGTTTCTCATTGGTGAGCGAAGTAATGCCACAGGTTCCAAAGCCTTTCGTGAGTTGCTGCTTGCCGAAGACTACGATGGCACACTGAGCGTTGCTCAACAACAAGTACGCAGTGGTGCGCACGGCATCGATGTGAGTGTCGGTTTTGCAGGACGAGATGAGCACAAAGATACCAAAGAGGTGATGGGGCGTTATGTGCAAAAGATTCTCTTGCCACTTATGCCTGACACCACTCAAGTTCCAGCACTTGAAGTTGCCTTGAAACTCATTGGTGGAAAGCCTATCATTAACTCTGTGAATCTTGAAGATGGCATAGAGAAGTTTGACAAAGTCTGTTCCTTAGCGAAGCGTTTTGGCGCGGCACTCGTGTGTCTGACCATCGATGAAGTGGGCATGGCAAAAAGTAAAGAACAAAAGGTGGCGATTGCGGAGCGCATTTATACTTTAGCGACAGAAAAACACGGCATTCACCCCGAAGATTTGGTGTTTGATCTTTTGACATTTACCGTAGGCAGTGGCGATCCTGAGTATCATACTGCGGCGATTGAGACCATTGAAGCGATTCGTGAATTTCATGCACTTCATCCAGAAGTGGGCTTTGTATTGGGTGTTTCTAACATCTCGTTTGGTTTAGCCAAACACGCACGCGAATACCTAAACTCCGTCTTTTTGCACCATTGTGTCGAAGCGGGGCTGAGTATGGCGATTGTCAATGTTAAAAATACGCTTCCGATGCACAAGATCAGTGACGTGGATAAAAAAATCTGTGAAGATTTACTCTTTAATCATAGAGAAGAGGGCGATCCGCTCTTTAAATTCATCGACCATTTTGCCGGGGTTGTGGAGAACAAAGACGAGAGTGACGCGGCGTATCTTGCCATGAGTACGAAAGAGAAGATTTCAACCCTGCTGATTGATGGCGATAAAGAGCGTATGCTCACTCTTTTACCCACCGCTAAAGATGAGATCGCCGCTGAGGTCATTGTCAATGAAATATTGATCGATGCGATGAAAGTCGTTGGTGAGCTGTTTGGCAGTGGCAAAATGCAGTTGCCCTTTGTCCTACAATCCGCTGAAGTGATGAAAGCGGCGGTGGATTATCTGCAACCTTACTTGCCGAAGACGGAGAAGAACACCACCACCACGCTCATTATTGGAACGGTTAAAGGCGATGTGCATGATGTCGGTAAAAACTTGGTTGACATCATCTTGAGTAACAACGGTTTTAAGGTCATTAATATTGGCATTAAAGCGGATTTGGATCAATTTTTAGAAGCTTTAAAAGAGCACAACGCCGATGCGATCGGTATGAGCGGACTTTTGGTGAAATCGACCAATGTCATGAAAGAAAACCTCGAAGCAATGCAAAAGATGGGCATTAAAATCCCTGTCATTTTAGGCGGAGCAGCACTGACCGATACCTTTGTGGAAGAGTTTTGCCGTCCGATTTACGATGGCCCGATTTATTACTGCAAAGATGCGTTTGAGGGCATAACGGCAATGTCGCGTATTGAAACAAAAAACTATGACACCTCGTTTAGTCGCGTCGTGCTTGAAAACAGTGTCAATCGCGCCACAAAAGAAGCGAAGGAAATTCCACCGTTTCATGAGCTTAAAATGCCTAGCCGTGACATTGCTATTCCCACACCGCCATTTTGGGGCAGACGTGTGCTAAAAACCAATGTCAAAGAGTTGGCATTTTCGTGGATCAACCATAAAATTCTTTTTGCACAACGTTGGGGCTACAGTGGCAAAGGACAGAGCAAAGAAGCGAAACAAAAACAGCTTGATGAGGTTTTATGGCCTGCCTTTGAGCGCATCAAAGCGGACATCGAACGACTAGGACTTTTTGAGCCGACCATCATTTACGGTTATTACCCAGCACGCTCAAGCGAAAATCATCTCTACCTTTTTGATGAAAGTGAAGGTTATTTCAGCGAGGCGCAAGTCAATCGTGAGAGCATCGAAGCTATCAAAGAACGTGCCATTAAGACGTTTGATTTTCCTCGTCAAAATAGAAATCCGTACCGTTCTTTGAGTGATTTTATCGCTCCAGATCGTCACGATGTTTTGGCTTTGACATGCGTGAGTGCGGGTGCAAAATTTTCGGCGTATGAGAAAGAGCTGTACGATGCGGGCAATTTTACAGAATACTTTTTCGTGCATGGACTCGGTGTTGAACTCGCTGAAGCATTAGCAGAGATTGCGCATAAACAGATACGCCTTGATCTTGGCATTGCCGAAAAAGAGGGGCATAGTTTGCGCGATGTGCAGATGAAGCGTTACCTTGGATGTCGTTACTCGTTTGGTTACCCCGCGTGCCCTGCCTTGGAAGATACCAAAATTATTTTTGATCTTTTAAAACCCGAAGAGTTTGGCATAGAACTCAGTGAAACATTTCAAATTCATCCTGAGCAAAGTACCACGGCGATTGTGATGCACCATAGGGAGGCCTTATATTTTAATGTCTGA
- a CDS encoding ABC transporter substrate-binding protein, producing MRQFIALATITSLVATLALAKEKEINVGVIMPMSGPLAGYGQVAYEGVELANSLQPKLKNGDSIKLVLVDTKGDKVESANAATRLITSDKVVGIIGEMISTNTAQIIAIADKKQIPVIAPAATNDKLTENRAFANRVCFSDSFQGTVVANYAAKDLGLKTAVIVTDQAQVYSLGLSKAFTQAFVKNGGKVLKEIRISSGDKDFKAVVSQVKALNADFVFLPLYHTEASMIKRQAKQIDLNKPFISGDGVANQTFIDLGGDAVEGYMFTDAFDHSAPPTQKSKDFIAAYEKKTGKKELNSFTALGADAYNVMVDAMNRCANAEDSVCINTEIRKTSQYEGVSGFISIDDKGNATRSAIIKEIKDGKAVYKSTVNP from the coding sequence ATGCGTCAATTCATAGCACTGGCAACCATTACCAGTTTAGTAGCAACATTGGCCCTTGCCAAAGAGAAAGAGATCAACGTGGGTGTCATCATGCCTATGAGCGGTCCTCTCGCTGGGTATGGTCAAGTGGCGTATGAGGGTGTTGAGCTTGCAAATTCACTTCAGCCAAAACTGAAAAACGGTGATAGCATAAAGCTTGTTTTAGTCGATACCAAAGGCGATAAAGTCGAATCCGCTAATGCGGCAACCAGACTCATTACTTCCGATAAAGTGGTGGGAATTATTGGTGAGATGATTAGTACGAACACCGCTCAGATTATCGCTATTGCCGATAAAAAGCAAATTCCTGTCATTGCCCCTGCTGCGACCAATGATAAACTGACTGAAAATAGGGCATTCGCAAACCGCGTCTGCTTTAGTGACTCATTTCAAGGAACCGTTGTTGCCAATTATGCGGCAAAAGATTTGGGTTTAAAAACGGCTGTGATCGTAACCGATCAAGCACAAGTGTATTCACTAGGTCTTTCTAAAGCCTTTACACAAGCGTTTGTTAAAAATGGTGGCAAAGTGCTTAAAGAGATTCGTATCAGCTCAGGCGATAAAGATTTTAAAGCGGTGGTTTCGCAGGTCAAAGCACTGAATGCGGACTTTGTGTTCTTGCCACTGTATCACACCGAAGCATCTATGATTAAACGTCAAGCCAAACAGATTGATCTGAATAAACCGTTTATCTCAGGGGATGGTGTTGCCAATCAAACCTTTATTGATTTAGGTGGTGACGCGGTTGAGGGGTATATGTTTACCGATGCGTTCGATCATAGTGCACCTCCAACCCAAAAATCAAAAGATTTTATCGCGGCGTATGAGAAAAAAACAGGCAAAAAAGAGTTGAACTCCTTTACCGCACTGGGCGCAGATGCGTATAATGTGATGGTTGATGCAATGAACCGTTGTGCTAATGCAGAAGACAGTGTGTGTATCAACACAGAAATTCGTAAAACTTCTCAATATGAGGGCGTTTCAGGCTTTATTTCCATTGATGATAAAGGCAATGCAACCCGCTCAGCCATTATCAAAGAGATCAAAGATGGCAAAGCTGTTTACAAATCTACCGTTAATCCCTAA
- a CDS encoding alpha/beta fold hydrolase, translated as MKKTVGGLSVLLEGNQKNRAIIFLHGFPYDHTMWHAQIAALSETYYCVAYDIRGLGDSSVGDGQFTMESFVDDLELMIGDLKDEKPPILCAFSMGGYIALRALERMENKFSALILCDTAAHADNNDAKLRRSDAIKRINAKGLTSFSKHFIAQCYSDTYKKEHKELVDKRINKSMKFNSIGVKGCVFAMLTRNDMTEFLPSIKIPTLLLCGEHDTLTPPSGMQTMAKQIEGSEFALIKNAAHMSVVENPEESNEAIKAFLAKL; from the coding sequence ATGAAAAAAACAGTTGGCGGGTTATCGGTTTTATTGGAAGGCAATCAAAAAAATAGAGCAATCATTTTTTTACACGGTTTTCCGTATGACCACACGATGTGGCACGCCCAAATAGCGGCTCTTAGTGAAACCTACTACTGTGTGGCGTACGACATACGTGGGCTTGGCGACTCATCTGTTGGTGATGGACAGTTTACGATGGAGTCATTTGTGGATGACCTTGAATTAATGATTGGTGACCTAAAAGATGAAAAACCACCTATTTTATGTGCGTTTTCGATGGGTGGTTACATCGCCTTGCGTGCTTTAGAGCGCATGGAAAATAAATTTTCAGCACTTATTTTATGTGACACGGCGGCACATGCCGACAACAATGACGCCAAACTGAGACGCTCAGATGCTATTAAGCGCATTAATGCAAAAGGGTTAACATCCTTTTCGAAACATTTTATTGCACAGTGTTACAGCGATACCTACAAAAAAGAGCATAAAGAGCTCGTCGATAAGCGCATCAATAAGTCCATGAAATTTAACTCCATTGGTGTGAAAGGATGTGTCTTTGCCATGTTGACACGTAATGACATGACTGAGTTCCTTCCTTCCATAAAAATTCCAACACTGCTTTTGTGCGGCGAGCATGACACATTAACCCCTCCTTCAGGAATGCAAACGATGGCAAAGCAGATAGAGGGTTCAGAGTTTGCACTTATCAAAAATGCGGCACACATGAGTGTGGTTGAAAATCCAGAAGAGAGTAATGAAGCGATCAAGGCATTTTTAGCAAAACTGTAA